Proteins from a single region of Pyrus communis chromosome 6, drPyrComm1.1, whole genome shotgun sequence:
- the LOC137736927 gene encoding DEAD-box ATP-dependent RNA helicase 40-like, which translates to MASVEPAGPRYAPDDPTLPNPWKGLIDGSTGLLYYWNPETNVTQYEKPASLPPPLPAGPPPATTTPKLAAIPVAHSMQPNGVMPQDGQQITQAPQQQGSQINQYSQPHGQIMAQQLNPTSYAQQQGSQMAQPGHQQSSQVGQAMQHHGHMMQHPGQQMPQQLGQHTPQSHGSQMHQFAHQQMHYIPYQQSIPPQGQQSSQQQSMHSAQGQPLANQQEYKPAFSQREEDDFQQRNQIGVSPSRFQPAGASSVQNLPTGTNPVQMPQRSVHQGPPQQFGGPIGNMQHPSSFGHLQQPGADLPHNQHGSRFQNQMDPAMIRGQQSNVPPVGLRMGHEDNFHGRGGNDYYFNSNKEGPPGPQQPKLASIPIARSQQEMSMSGGPPFQNATPGRANALNTMPGPMHNAYSQATGGPPFPNNSLVKPPYAGPTSVTSLSPVEVYRQQHEVTASGDNVPAPFMTFEDTGFPPEILREIHAAGFTSPTPIQAQTWPIALQSRDIVAIAKTGSGKTLGYLMPAFILLRQRRNHSQNGPTVLVLAPTRELATQIQDEVLKFGRASRVSCTCLYGGAPKGLQLKELDRGADIVVATPGRLNDILEMKKIDFRQVSLLVLDEADRMLDMGFEPQIRKIVDQIPPHRQTLMYTATWPKEVRKIASDLLVNPVQVNIGNVDELAANKSITQYVEVVPQMEKQRRLEQILRSQERGSKIIVFCSTKRLCDQIARSIGRTFGAAAIHGDKSQGERDWVLNQFRSGKSPVLVATDVAARGLDIKDIRVVVNYDFPTGVEDYVHRIGRTGRAGATGMSYTFFSEQDWKYAADLIKVLEGANQQVPPEVREIALRGGAGFGKDRNPMNRFDSGGPVNGGTGRWDSSGRDGMRDGGFGGRGGTRDGGFGGRGGMRDGGFGGRGGMRDGFGGRGGPRDGAVGGRGGRGDFFSGPGNRGRGFGGPGGGNVGWGRNGSGPQDRYNSMDGRGGRGRGRFDNRVDFPDRSRGRSYSRSPDRVRTWDINRSRSRSRSRSRSRSRRSRSWTRSRSRSRSWSRGRSRSYSRSRSRSRNHSRSPSYERYERPPRVSKFDVKDPVPEFGAPPVPEMVPTSPDTKPMGELPVVEETEPVHTQGVGGDPSHHPAT; encoded by the exons ATGGCATCAGTGGAGCCAGCCGGTCCACGATATGCGCCTGATGATCCTACACTTCCAAATCCGTGGAAGGGTTTGATTGATGGTAGTACGGGTTTGTTATACTATTGGAATCCTGAAACTAACGTTACCCAGTATGAAAAACCGGCTTCTTTGCCGCCACCCTTGCCAGCAGGCCCACCTCCTGCTACTACCACACCAAAGCTGGCTGCAATTCCTGTTGCTCATTCAATGCAACCGAACGGAGTGATGCCTCAGGATGGGCAGCAGATAACACAAGCTCCACAACAGCAGGGGTCGCAAATAAACCAGTATTCTCAACCGCATGGACAGATAATGGCACAACAGCTGAATCCAACATCATATGCTCAACAGCAGGGATCACAAATGGCTCAACCTGGACATCAACAGAGTTCACAAGTGGGACAGGCCATGCAACATCATGGGCATATGATGCAGCATCCGGGTCAGCAAATGCCTCAGCAACTGGGGCAACACACACCACAGAGCCACGGGTCACAAATGCATCAGTTTGCACATCAGCAGATGCATTATATCCCTTATCAGCAAAGCATTCCTCCCCAAGGGCAGCAAAGTTCACAACAGCAATCTATGCATAGTGCACAAGGGCAACCACTGGCAAATCAACAAGAATATAAACCTGCATTCTCTCAGAGGGAGGAAGATGATTTTcaacaaagaaatcaaattGGTGTTTCTCCATCTCGATTTCAACCTGCGGGTGCCTCATCTGTGCAGAATCTTCCTACTGGGACCAATCCAGTACAAATGCCACAGAGGTCTGTTCATCAAGGGCCACCCCAACAATTTGGCGGCCCTATAGGAAACATGCAACACCCTTCCTCTTTTGGTCACTTGCAGCAACCTGGGGCTGATTTGCCTCACAATCAACATGGTTCTAGGTTCCAAAATCAAATGGACCCGGCAATGATACGTGGTCAGCAGTCAAATGTGCCTCCTGTAGGATTAAGAATGGGTCATGAAGATAATTTCCACGGTAGAGGTGGAAATGACTATTACTTCAATAGTAATAAAGAAGGGCCACCAGGTCCTCAGCAACCCAAACTTGCATCTATTCCGATTGCAAGAAGTCAGCAG gagATGAGTATGAGTGGTGGTCCTCCATTTCAAAATGCTACACCTGGTCGTGCCAATGCACTGAATACCATGCCAGGTCCCATGCATAACGCGTACAGTCAAGCAACAGGTGGTCCACCTTTCCCAAATAACTCTTTGGTGAAGCCCCCTTATGCCGGACCTACAAGTGTTACTAGTCTTTCACCTGTTGAAGTTTATCGGCAACAACATGAAGTTACTGCATCG ggtgacaatgTTCCTGCACCGTTCATGACATTTGAAGACACTGGTTTTCCTCCAGAGATATTGAGAGAG ATTCATGCTGCTGGCTTTACATCTCCCACACCAATTCAGGCACAAACATGGCCAATTGCTCTTCAAAGTAGGGATATAGTTGCAATTGCGAAAACTGGTTCTGGAAAAACTTTGGGCTATTTGATGCCTGCATTCATTCTTCTTAGACAACGCCGTAATCATTCTCAGAATGGCCCAACAGTCTTGGTTTTGGCCCCAACACGGGAGCTTGCAACACAGATACAAGATGAGGTCTTGAAATTTGGGCGAGCTTCTAGGGTATCTTGCACG TGCTTGTATGGTGGAGCTCCAAAGGGCCTTCAGCTAAAAGAGTTAGATCGTGGAGCAGATATAGTTGTGGCAACTCCTGGTCGTCTTAATGACATActagaaatgaagaagattgaTTTTCGGCAAGTTTCTCTACTTGTACTTGATGAAGCAGATCGAATGCTTGACATGGGTTTTGAACCTCAAATCCGTAAAATTGTGGATCAAATACCCCCGCACAGACAAACCCTTATGTACACAGCAACATGGCCCAAAGAAGTAAGAAAAATAGCAAGTGACCTTCTCGTTAATCCTGTACAGGTGAATATTGGCAACGTTGATGAGCTTGCTGCAAACAAGTCTATCACACAG TACGTTGAAGTTGTTCCACAAATGGAGAAGCAAAGGCGCTTGGAGCAGATCCTAAGATCCCAAGAACGAGGTTCTAAGATCATTGTCTTTTGTTCCACCAAGAGGTTGTGCGATCAGATTGCACGTAGTATTGGACGCACTTTTGGGGCTGCTGCAATTCACGGGGACAAATCTCAAGGTGAGCGAGACTGGGTTTTAAATCAGTTCCGGAGTGGAAAATCCCCAGTATTAGTTGCCACTGACGTTGCTGCTCGTGGGCTTGACATCAAAGATATAAG GGTGGTGGTAAACTATGATTTCCCTACTGGTGTTGAAGACTATGTTCACCGAATTGGAAGAACTGGGAGGGCTGGCGCAACTGGGATGTCCTACACCTTTTTCTCCGAGCAAGACTGGAAATATGCAGCTGATTTGATTAAAGTTCTGGAGGGAGCTAACCAGCAAGTGCCCCCAGAGGTGCGAGAGATTGCTCTACGTGGTGGGGCTGGTTTTGGCAAGGATAGGAATCCGATGAACCGTTTTGATTCTGGTGGGCCTGTTAATGGTGGTACTGGCCGCTGGGATTCCAGCGGCCGTGATGGAATGAGGGATGGGGGTTTTGGTGGTCGTGGCGGTACAAGGGATGGGGGTTTTGGAGGTCGTGGTGGCATGAGGGATGGTGGTTTTGGTGGTCGTGGCGGCATGCGAGATGGCTTTGGCGGTCGTGGTGGCCCTAGGGATGGTGCTGTTGGTGGCCGTGGTGGGAGAGGCGATTTCTTTTCTGGGCCTGGGAACAGGGGCCGAGGATTTGGTGGTCCTGGTGGTGGTAATGTTGGTTGGGGTAGAAATGGCAGTGGCCCGCAAGATCGGTACAACAGTATGGATGGGCGTGGGGGACGTGGACGGGGACGATTTGATAATAGAGTTGATTTTCCTGACAGGAGCAGAGGCAGAAGCTATAGCCGTAGCCCTGACAGAGTTCGAACATGGGATATCAACAGAAGCAGAAGCCGGAGTCGAAGCCGCAGCCGCAGCCGGAGTAGGAGGAGTCGGAGCTGGACCAGGAGTCGGAGTCGTAGCCGGAGCTGGTCCCGTGGCCGTAGTCGCAGCTACAGTCGTAGCCGAAGTCGTAGTCGTAACCATAGTCGGAGCCCCAGTTATGAAAGATATGAGAGGCCGCCACGCGTTTCGAAATTTGATGTGAAGGATCCTGTTCCTGAATTTGGGGCTCCACCTGTACCAGAGATGGTTCCTACGTCCCCAGACACCAAGCCCATGGGCGAACTGCCAGTGGTTGAGGAAACTGAGCCAGTGCATACACAGGGTGTTGGAGGAGACCCTTCTCATCATCCAGCGACTTAA